Proteins from a genomic interval of Poecile atricapillus isolate bPoeAtr1 chromosome 1, bPoeAtr1.hap1, whole genome shotgun sequence:
- the LOC131581203 gene encoding zinc finger protein 239-like, translated as METREDKAPSRNLVEERFHSSSQLLVHQPIHTDEKPFCCPDCGEGFKHNSTLVTHWRIHTGERPYECGECGKSFSQSSRLNTHKCIHTGERPYECPECGMEFQTSSNLLVHQRIHTDERHFHCPDCRKGFKQNSTLIIYQRIHTVERPCECPQCGKSFSRSSNLTKHQRRHQ; from the exons atggagaccagggaggacaaagcCCCATCGCggaacctcgtggaagag aggtttcacagcagctcccaaCTCCTCGTGCACCAGCcgattcacacggatgagaaGCCCTTttgctgccctgactgtggggagggcttcaagcacaactccacccTTGTCACCCACtggcgcatccacactggggagaggccctatgagtgtggggaatgtgggaagagcttcagccagagctcccGCCTCAATACCCACAAatgcatccacactggggagaggccctacgagtgtcctgaaTGTGGGATGGagtttcagaccagctccaatCTCCTCGTCCACCAacggattcacacggatgagaggcaCTTCCACTGCCctgactgcaggaagggcttcaagcaaaactccaccctcatcatctaccagcgcatccacactgtGGAGAGGCCCTgcgagtgtccccagtgtgggaagagcttctccaggagctctaacttgaccaaacaccaacggaggcaccagtaa